The following proteins come from a genomic window of Sorghum bicolor cultivar BTx623 chromosome 3, Sorghum_bicolor_NCBIv3, whole genome shotgun sequence:
- the LOC8062461 gene encoding TPR repeat-containing protein ZIP4, which produces MKISELSPEYRISQLSPEYRPPPPHAALLTDLNRIVADVEALDASDSSSLEKLAADLRCLLTNLASAASSSSSSSGLNGAFRLKVWNLAFRLWNACVDRANHNFPARSPEAAVAETEIRQAAPELLLVAGLPEGVPNATAKAASLFHRTGLVWLDLGRADLASSCFEKATPLVCAADTEEDRGILLDLNLARARAASSQGKHALAVALLSRSKPLAAASSEGVKALAEAYLLLGKAAFATKSPDPTIHASTLLTEALDLCEKAAASPCCASPTTPRSTPATPKLQAIKDQCLRFLAAERLEANDYEGTLHCTRVSRASPGLGKEHSSIAFMALRACLSSGKLVDAERELGRLMANEEAPEFLCVSAAELYLASAGLDAALKVLVALAARCRASAAAAAVRVLKTVVQGAGGGAGRARAIAELVSDERVVALFNGPANTHERDTMHALLWTCGSEHFHAKNCEVGADLIERSMLYVSRDEESRSRRAKCFRVLCLCHMALGHLDRAQEFITEAEKVEPNIHCAFLKFKILLHKKEDDEAIKLMKTMVGYVDFNPHFLTLSIHEAIGCKSFRVAVASLTFLLGLYSAGKPMPMSEATVLRNLIALLLREPGSEAEILKYSRRAKLRMDELGVETFLGKGTVGLRELNWFAVSSWNMALKVVKEKKYDYSSEFFELAAEFFSSNNGEDDANLVLICKSLIMSVSCMLQAEELNKSSLSDSDLKKGIEMLRRAGKLLPLTLPSATVTSDQLDLPFLHTFNFYQLLNRLDTSAHSQQLQLVKSFAASKACTPDRLLILGDMAFEGTQPNLQVAEFLLKASISTALASHSPNYGVISAALRKLVCLSGLQDFSGSMSDAAYDVFQQAYQIVVGLRDGEYPFEEGRWLAITAWNKSYLPGRLGQHSVAKKWMKMGLDLARHFDRMKLYIPGMEECFEKFQKLSGKEPDECSQQDGEPSTSMSGTGSMSQPVLV; this is translated from the exons ATGAAGATCTCCGAGCTCTCCCCCGAGTACCGGATCTCCCAACTTTCCCCCGAgtaccggccgccgccgccgcacgccgCCCTCCTCACCGACCTCAACAGGATCGTCGCCGACGTCgaggcgctcgacgcctccgatTCCTCTTCCCTGGAGAAGCTCGCTGCCGATCTCCGCTGCCTCCTCACCAACCTCGCATCCgccgcttcctcctcctcctcctcctcaggtcTCAACGGGGCGTTCAGGCTCAAGGTATGGAACCTCGCCTTCCGCCTCTGGAACGCGTGCGTCGACCGCGCCAACCACAACTTCCCTGCGAGGAGCCCCGAGGCCGCGGTTGCCGAGACGGAGATTCGGCAGGCGGCGCCGGAGCTCCTCCTCGTGGCTGGCCTCCCGGAAGGCGTCCCCAACGCCACTGCGAAGGCGGCGTCCCTTTTCCACCGCACCGGCCTGGTCTGGCTTGACCTCGGCCGCGCCGACCTCGCTTCCTCCTGCTTCGAGAAGGCCACGCCGCTGGTCTGCGCCGCTGACACGGAGGAGGATCGGGGCATCCTGCTGGACCTCAACCTCGCGCGCGCACGCGCGGCGTCGAGTCAGGGCAAGCACGCCCTCGCCGTCGCGTTGCTAAGCCGGTCCAAGCCCCTCGCCGCGGCGTCTTCTGAGGGGGTCAAAGCCCTCGCCGAGGCGTACCTCCTCCTCGGCAAGGCTGCTTTCGCCACAAAATCCCCGGATCCCACCATCCACGCGTCGACCCTCCTAACCGAAGCGCTTGATCTCTGCGAGAAGGCCGCGGCCTCCCCCTGCTGCGCCTCTCCGACGACCCCGAGATCCACTCCTGCAACCCCAAAGCTCCAAGCGATTAAGGATCAATGCCTCCGCTTCCTCGCCGCTGAGCGTCTCGAAGCCAACGACTACGAGGGCACCCTGCACTGTACCAGGGTCTCGAGAGCCTCACCGGGGCTGGGGAAGGAGCACTCCAGCATTGCGTTCATGGCGCTGCGTGCGTGTCTCAGTAGCGGGAAATTGGTGGATGCCGAGAGAGAGCTCGGTAGGCTCATGGCCAACGAGGAAGCGCCCGAATTCTTGTGCGTGTCGGCAGCCGAGCTGTACCTTGCCAGTGCGGGGCTGGATGCTGCACTTAAGGTGCTTGTTGCACTTGCTGCACGGTGCCGCGccagtgctgctgctgctgcagtgaGGGTGTTGAAAACGGTGGTTCAAGGTGCAGGCGGCGGGGCTGGGCGTGCAAGAGCGATTGCTGAGCTCGTGTCAGATGAGAGGGTGGTTGCGCTGTTCAATGGCCCTGCTAACACCCATGAGCGTGACACAATGCATGCACTGCTATGGACATG TGGCTCTGAGCATTTCCATGCAAAGAACTGCGAGGTTGGTGCGGAtttgattgagaggtcgatgctCTATGTTTCCCGTGACGAGGAAAGCAGATCCCGCCGTGCAAAATGCTTCCGAGTACTTTGCCTTTGCCATATGGCACTTGGTCATCTTGATCGAGCCCAAGAGTTCATAACTGAGGCTGAAAAG GTTGAACCCAATATCCACTGTGCCTTTCTGAAG TTTAAGATCCTTCTACACAAGAAGGAGGATGATGAGGCTATCAAGCTGATGAAGACCATGGTGGGCTATGTTGACTTCAACCCTCACTTCCTGACGCTCTCGATTCATGAAGCTATCGGCTGCAAGTCTTTTCGTGTGGCAGTTGCTTCGTTAACCTTCCTTCTAGGCCTCTACTCTGCTGGAAAGCCAATGCCAATGAGCGAGGCCACTGTCCTCCGCAACCTGATAGCCCTCCTCCTTCGTGAGCCAGGATCTGAGGCTGAGATTCTGAAGTACTCAAGACGTGCCAAGCTACGGATGGATGAGCTTGGTGTGGAAACTTTTTTGGGAAAGGGGACTGTAGGGCTGCGTGAACTGAATTGGTTTGCTGTCAGTTCATGGAATATGGCTTTAAAGGTGGTAAAAGAGAAGAAGTATGATTATTCCTCTGAATTCTTTGAGCTTGCAGCTGAATTTTTCAGCTCAAATAATGGGGAAGATGATGCTAACCTTGTCTTGATTTGCAAATCATTGATCATGAGTGTCAGTTGCATGCTCCAGGCtgaagaactaaacaagtcttCATTGTCAGACTCTGACCTTAAAAAGGGCATTGAGATGCTCAGAAGGGCTGGCAAG CTATTACCCTTGACTTTGCCTTCGGCTACGGTGACCTCTGATCAATTGGACCTTCCCTTTCTTCATACATTCAACTTCTACCAGCTTCTCAATAGACTGGACACTAGTGCACACTCTCAGCAACTCCAATTAGTCAAGAGCTTTGCAGCATCTAAAGCATGTACACCAGATCGTCTTCTCATACTTGGAGACATGGCCTTTGAAGGCACCCAACCAAACCTCCAGGTTGCTGAGTTTCTCCTGAAGGCCAGCATCAGTACTGCCCTTGCCTCTCACTCTCCAAACTATGGGGTAATCAGTGCTGCCCTCAGAAAGCTAGTATGCCTTTCTGGTCTCCAGGATTTCAGTGGTAGCATGAGTGATGCAGCCTATGATGTATTTCAACAAGCTTACCAGATTGTGGTTGGACTTAGAGATGGTGAGTATCCATTTGAGGAAGGGAGGTGGCTTGCAATAACTGCATGGAACAAGTCATATTTACCTGGGCGGCTTGGACAACATTCTGTTGCTAAAAAATGGATGAAGATGGGTCTAGATCTTGCTCGGCATTTTGACAGAATGAAGCTGTATATACCAGGGATGGAGGAATGCTTTGAGAAATTTCAGAAATTATCTGGTAAAGAACCTGATGAATGTAGCCAGCAAGATGGGGAACCAAGTACTAGCATGTCTGGTACTGGTAGTATGTCTCAACCTGTCCTAGTTTAG